Proteins encoded in a region of the Procambarus clarkii isolate CNS0578487 chromosome 42, FALCON_Pclarkii_2.0, whole genome shotgun sequence genome:
- the LOC138373446 gene encoding uncharacterized protein: MGQRLEMGQGQEMGQGQEMGQRQEMGRGPEMGQGLETGQEQEMGQGQEMRQEQDMGQGQEMDRGQEMGQGQMGHGEQMGHGQETGQGHEMGHGQDMGQGPEMG; encoded by the coding sequence ATGGGTCAGAGGCtggagatgggccagggacaggagatgggccaaGGACAGGAGATGGGTCAGCGGCAGGAGATGGGCCGGGGgccggagatgggccaggggctggAGACGGGCCAagagcaggagatgggccaggggcaggagatgcgCCAGGAGCAGgacatgggccaggggcaggagatggaccggggacaggagatgggccaggggcagatGGGCCACGGGGAGCAGATGGGACATGGGCAGGAGACGGGCCAAGGACATGAGATGGGCCACGGGCAGGATATGGGCCAAGGACCTGAGATGGGCTAG
- the LOC138373447 gene encoding uncharacterized protein translates to MCQGQEMGQGQEISQDLEKGYGQEFGQGQEIGQGHEKGYGQKMGYGQEMGLGQKIGQGQEMGQGQEMGQGQENCQGQEMGQGQEMGQGQEMGQEQ, encoded by the coding sequence AtgtgccaggggcaggagatgggccaggggcaggagataaGCCAGGATCTCGAGAAGGGCTATGGGCAGGAGtttggccaggggcaggagataggCCAGGGGCATGAGAAGGGCTATGGGCAGAAGATGGGCtatgggcaggagatgggcctggGGCAGAAgataggccaggggcaggaaatgggccaggggcaggagatgggacaGGGGCAGGAGAAttgccaggggcaggagatgggccaggggcaagagatgggccagggacaggagatgggccaaGAGCAGTAG
- the LOC138373448 gene encoding uncharacterized protein: protein MGQGLEMGQGQEMGQGQEMGQRLEVGQGQEMGQGQEMGHRQEMGQEQEMDLGQEMGQGHENGQRQEMGQGQEMGQGEEIGQGQEM, encoded by the coding sequence ATGGGTCAGGGGCtggagatgggccagggacaggagatgggccaggggcaggagatgggccagaggCTGGAGGTGGGtcagggacaggagatgggccagggacaggagatggggcataggcaggagatgggccaggaacAGGAGATGGACCTgggacaggagatgggccaggggcacgAGAATGGCcagaggcaggagatgggccaggggcaggagatgggccagggggagGAGATAGGACAGGGGCAGGAGATGTGA
- the LOC138373449 gene encoding uncharacterized protein, whose product MGQGQEMGQRQEMGQEQEMGQGQEMGQGQENGQRQEMCQGQEVGQGQEIDQGQEMGQEQEMGQGEEMGQGQETGQGHEMGQGQELGQGHEMG is encoded by the coding sequence ATGGGtcagggacaggagatgggccaaaggcaggagatgggccaggaacaggagatgggccaggggcaagaGATGGGACAGGGGCAGGAGAATGGCCAGAGGCAGGAGATGTGCCAGGGGCAGGaggtgggccaggggcaggagattgACCAGGGACAAGAGATGGGCCAggagcaggagatgggccagggggagGAGATGGGACAGGGGCAGGAGACGGGCCAAGGACATGAGATGGGCCAAGGGCAGGAGTTGGGCCAAGGACATGAGATGGGATAG
- the LOC138373450 gene encoding uncharacterized protein yields MGQRQEMGQEQEMGQGQEMGQGQENGQRQEMCQGQEMGQGQEMDQGQEMGQEQEMGQGEEMGQGQETGQGHEMGQGQELGQGHEMG; encoded by the coding sequence ATGGGCCaaaggcaggagatgggccaggaacaggagatgggccaggggcaagaGATGGGACAGGGGCAGGAGAATGGCCAGAGGCAGGAGAtgtgccaggggcaggagatgggccaggggcaggagatggaccagggacaggagatgggccaggagcaggagatgggccagggggagGAGATGGGACAGGGGCAGGAGACGGGCCAAGGACATGAGATGGGCCAAGGGCAGGAGTTGGGCCAAGGACATGAGATGGGATAG
- the LOC138373451 gene encoding uncharacterized protein produces the protein MGQEQEMGQGQEMGQGQENGQRQEMGQGQEMGQGQEMGQGQEMDQGQKMGQGQEMAQGEEMGQGQETGQGHEMGHGQELGQGHEMG, from the coding sequence atgggccaggaacaggagatgggccaggggcaggagatgggacaGGGGCAGGAGAATGGCcagaggcaggagatgggccaggggcaggagatgggccaggggcaggagatgggccaggggcaggagatggaccAGGGACagaagatgggccaggggcaggagatggcccAGGGGGAGGAGATGGGACAGGGGCAGGAGACGGGCCAAGGACATGAGATGGGCCATGGGCAGGAGTTGGGCCAAGGTCATGAGATGGgctag
- the LOC138373452 gene encoding circumsporozoite protein-like encodes MGQGLEMGQGQEMGQGQEMGQGKEMGQGPEMGQGLEMGQGHEMGQGQEMGQGLEVGQGQEMGQGQEMCHRQEISQEQLGDGPGTGDGPGAGEWPEAGDGSGAGDGPGAGDGPGTGDGPGVGDGPGAGDGPWAGDGSGTGDGPGTEDGP; translated from the coding sequence ATGGGTCAGGGGCtggagatgggccagggacaggagatgggccagggacaggagatgggTCAGGggaaggagatgggccaggggccggagatgggccaggggctggagatgggccaggggcatgagatgggccaggggcaggagatgggccaggggctggAGGTGGGtcagggacaggagatgggccagggacagGAGATGTGCCATAGGCAGGAGATAAGCCAGGAACAGCTAGGAGATGGACCTgggacaggagatgggccaggggcaggagaatggccagaggcaggagatgggtcaggggcaggagatgggccaggggcaggagatggacctgggacaggagatgggccaggggtaggagatgggccaggggcaggagatgggccatggGCTGGAGATGGGtcagggacaggagatgggccagggacagAAGATGGGCCatag
- the LOC138373453 gene encoding uncharacterized protein, with product MCQGQEMGQGQEISQDLEKGYGQEIGQGQEIGQGHEKGYGQKMGHGQEMGLGQKIGQGQEMGQGQEMGQGQENCQGQEMGQGQEMGQGLEMGQGQEMGQGQEMGQGLEMGQGQEMGQGQEMGHRQEMGQEQDMGQGQEMGQGQENGQREEMGQGQEMDQGQEMGQGQEMTQGEEMGQGQETGQGHEMGHGQELGKRWARGRRWARGRRWAWGRR from the coding sequence AtgtgccaggggcaggagatgggccaggggcaggagataaGCCAGGATCTCGAGAAGGGCTATGGGCAGGAGattggccaggggcaggagataggCCAGGGGCATGAGAAGGGCTATGGGCAGAAGATGGGCcatgggcaggagatgggcctggGGCAGAAgataggccaggggcaggagatgggccaggggcaggagatgggacaGGGGCAGGAGAAttgccaggggcaggagatgggccaggggcaagagatgggccaggggctggagatgggccaggggcaggagatgggccaggggcaggagatgggccaggggctggAGATGGGtcagggacaggagatgggccagggacaggagatgggccataggcaggagatgggccaggaacAGgacatgggccaggggcaggagatgggacaGGGGCAGGAGAATGGCCAGAgggaggagatgggccaggggcaggagatggaccagggacaggagatgggccaggggcaggagatgacCCAGGGGGAGGAGATGGGACAGGGGCAGGAGACGGGCCAAGGACATGAGATGGGCCATGGGCAGGAGTTGGGAAAGAGATGGgctaggggcaggagatgggccaggggccggAGATGGGCCTGGGGCAGAAGATAG
- the LOC138373454 gene encoding uncharacterized protein: protein MGQGLEMSQGQEMGQGQEMGQGQEMGQGQEMGQRLEVGQGQEMGQGQEMGHRQEMGQEQEMDLGQEMGQGHENGQWQEMGQGQEMGQGEEIGQGQEM, encoded by the coding sequence ATGGGTCAGGGGCTGGAGATGAgccagggacaggagatgggtcagggacaggagatgggccagggacaggagatgggccaggggcaggagatgggccagaggCTGGAGGTGGGtcagggacaggagatgggccaaGGACAGGAGATGGGGCataggcaggagatgggccaggaacAGGAGATGGACCTgggacaggagatgggccaggggcacgAGAATGGCCagtggcaggagatgggccaggggcaggagatgggccagggggagGAGATAGGACAGGGGCAGGAGATGTGA
- the LOC138373455 gene encoding uncharacterized protein — MGQGQEMGQRQEMGQEQEMGQGQEMGQGQENGQWQEMCQGQEMGQGQEMDQGQEMGQEQEMGQGEEMGQGQETGQGHEMGQGQELGQGHEMG; from the coding sequence ATGGGtcagggacaggagatgggccaaaggcaggagatgggccaggaacaggagatgggccaggggcaagaGATGGGACAGGGGCAGGAGAATGGCCAGTGGCAGGAGAtgtgccaggggcaggagatgggccaggggcaggagatggaccagggacaggagatgggccaggagcaggagatgggccagggggagGAGATGGGACAGGGGCAGGAGACGGGCCAAGGACATGAGATGGGCCAAGGGCAGGAGTTGGGCCAAGGACATGAGATGGGATAG
- the LOC138373456 gene encoding uncharacterized protein, giving the protein MGQGPEMGQGLEVGQGQEMGQGQEMGQGLEMGQGQEMGQGQEMGHRQEMGQEQGMGQGQEMGQGQENGQREEMGQGQEMDQGQEMGQGQEMTQGEEMGQGQETGQGHEMGHGQELGKRWARGRRWARGRRWVRGWRWARDRRWARGRRWARAGDGPGAGNGPGAGDGQGPEIGQG; this is encoded by the coding sequence atgggccaggggccggAGATGGGTCAGGGGCTGGaggtgggccaggggcaggagatgggccaggggcaggagatgggccaggggctggAGATGGGtcagggacaggagatgggccagggacaggagatgggccataggcaggagatgggccaggaacAGGgcatgggccaggggcaggagatgggacaGGGGCAGGAGAATGGCCAGAgggaggagatgggccaggggcaggagatggaccagggacaggagatgggccaggggcaggagatgacCCAGGGGGAGGAGATGGGACAGGGGCAGGAGACGGGCCAAGGACATGAGATGGGCCATGGGCAGGAGTTGGGAAAGAGATGGgctaggggcaggagatgggccaggggccggAGATGGGTCAGGGGTtggagatgggccagggacaggagatgggccaggggcaggagatgggccagggcaggagatgggccaggagcaggaaatgggccaggggcaggagacggGCAAGGGCCGGAGATCGGCCAGGgatag